A stretch of Monomorium pharaonis isolate MP-MQ-018 chromosome 7, ASM1337386v2, whole genome shotgun sequence DNA encodes these proteins:
- the LOC105833097 gene encoding nuclear speckle splicing regulatory protein 1, translating to MANKQYGLILPKKQVTAPKLGNVFGDDNASDEDDGGTDWVRKALKAESEKNRMKKQTRLDMQKALDEDPTIYQYDEVYDDLERQSKGGQVDGASKQKEKKSKYIQKLLKTADRRKKEQEHRIERMVQKEREAEGEMYADKESFVTSAYRAKLEEFKKMEEEEAKMSRLEAIGDVTKQQDMSGFYRHLYRQTIDYKGETDENESNKVKEESTEQRKRKTSTSSTNGESATANETEERQRAIATRSKKSRQYRQRAIETYESDSETETSREELKKDQTTVASSADKEADEVEVREPEEKKQKINSKSNAIESIVDNKDKDTIVKNTEISRDDVTTENEETVENKKSVEKKDRSSIWEKRTVGPVFEAALQRYYARKAKRLAATN from the exons ATGGCTAATAAACA GTACGGTCTGATCCTGCCGAAGAAGCAGGTCACAGCGCCGAAGCTCGGTAATGTTTTCGGGGACGACAATGCCTCCGACGAGGACGACGGCGGCACCGACTGGGTCAGGAAGGCCCTCAAGGCGGAGAGTGAGAAGAATCGGATGAAGAAGCAAACGAGGCTTGACATGCAGAAGGCCCTGGACGAGGACCCGACGATCTACCAGTACGACGAGGTGTACGATGACTTGGAGCGTCAGAGTAAGGGCGGCCAGGTGGACGGCGCGAGCAAGCAGAAGGAGAAGAAGTCCAAGTACATTCAAAAGCTCCTAAAGACGGCTGATCGAAGGAAGAAGGAGCAGGAGCACAGGATAGAGAGGATGGTACAGAAGGAGCGTGAGGCTGAAGGCGAGATGTACGCGGACAAGGAGAGCTTTGTCACCTCGGCGTACAGAGCAAAGTTGGAGGAGTTTAAGAAGATGGAGGAAGAAGAGGCCAAAATGAGTAGACTAGAGGCTATCGGCGATGTGACAAAGCAGCAGGACATGTCGGGATTCTATCGCCATTTATACAGACAGACCATCGACTACAAAGGTGAGACCGACGAGAACGAAAGTAATAAGGTGAAAGAAGAAAGTACTGAGCAGAGAAAACGGAAAACTTCGACGAGCAGCACAAATGGAGAAAGCGCAACGGCGAACGAAACGgaggagagacagagagcGATCGCGACAAGGTCTAAAAAATCGAGGCAGTACCGACAAAGAGCCATAGAAACATACGAATCTGATTCTGAAACGGAGACGAGTAGAGAGGAGCTAAAGAAAGATCAGACCACTGTTGCTTCGTCAGCAGACAAGGAAGCTGATGAAGTAGAGGTGCGCGAACCagaggaaaagaaacaaaaaataaatagtaaaagcAACGCGATAGAAAGTATTGTAGATAACAAGGATAAAGatacaattgtaaaaaataccgAGATATCTCGAGATGACGTTACTACAGAAAATGAAGAAACAGTTGAGAATAAGAAGTCTGTTGAAAAGAAAGACAGATCTTCCATTTGGGAAAAGAGAACAGTAGGTCCAGTGTTCGAGGCAGCGTTACAAAGATATTACGCGAGGAAGGCAAAGAGACTGGCTGccacaaattaa
- the LOC105833098 gene encoding serine/threonine-protein phosphatase PGAM5, mitochondrial: MPAVSHWHKWALGLGAVSGAILYYYNAHGSGNGPEPLRVVHNSWTTNYEPSVKWDHNWDRRDPKSLVKPMKISDENDENKYNEKFEAKKAKAVRHVIMIRHGQYHTDGKTDTERVLTELGRKQAEATGKRLAELNLPYSTIVKSTMTRALETSQIIEKSLTNVPVEDDGLLIEGAPIPPEPPIGQWKSEKHFFQDGPRIEAAFRKYFHRADPSQKHDSYTVLVCHANVIRYFVCRALQFPPEAWLRICLKHGSITWLCILPSGRVTLHCLGDTGHMVPQNVTSS; this comes from the exons ATGCCAGCTGTCTCGCACTGGCACAAATGGGCCCTCGGACTCGGTGCGGTGAGCGGTGCGATACTGTATTACTATAACGCGCACGGGTCCGGTAACGGCCCGGAACCGTTGCGCGTCGTCCACAACTCGTGGACGACAAATTACGAGCCGTCAGTGAAGTGGGACCACAACTGGGATAG GCGAGATCCAAAGAGCCTGGTGAAACCAATGAAGATAAGCGACGAAAACGATGAGAACAAGTACAACGAAAAGTTCGAGGCAAAGAAGGCAAAAGCTGTGCGACACGTGATCATGATTCGCCATGGGCAATATCACACGGATGGAAAGACAGATACCGAGAGAGTGCTGACCGAACTTG GCAGAAAGCAGGCTGAAGCAACAGGAAAGAGGCTAGCGGAATTAAATTTGCCTTACTCAACGATAGTAAAATCTACAATGACGCGCGCTTTGGAAACTTCTCAAATCATAGAAAAGAGTCTTACAAATGTACCAGTTGAGGACGATGGCTTGTTAATTGAAGGTGCGCCTATACCTCCAGAGCCGCCTATTGGTCAGTGGAAATCTGAGAAACAT TTCTTCCAAGATGGGCCCAGAATAGAAGCAGcgtttagaaaatattttcatcgtGCGGATCCTAGTCAGAAACACGATTCTTATACCGTTCTCGTATGCCACGCAAACGTTATCAGATATTTCGTTTGTcg GGCGTTGCAATTTCCACCGGAAGCATGGTTACGAATATGCTTGAAACATGGAAGCATCACTTGGCTTTGCATTCTTCCCAGTGGTAGAGTTACTCTCCATTGTCTAGGAGACACAGGGCACATGGTACCACAGAATGTAACGTCTAGCTAA
- the LOC105833094 gene encoding protein SHQ1 homolog isoform X1 has translation MLTPRFEITQTDADVTIIVHAPYANIKDAEACVDGTDFLFTATPYFLRLQLPGKIEENETSSGAYDCEKGDFTLRFPKVNKGEHFENLEMITTLLAPPKKKSTIIPNIEVIGNPSVASADIDEGNAVGDSRNNCFMPQDNLIGNPTILINSPKYGFANKISGALTAFEAAWIKEIIDLPTPDATPEAERKSLQEQRESSDFSEEHYMADLVQTECTEPYITYTAEWDTLQKDQVVFSEGEIDLLKELPNKEYLLDADDVQKLSLNLVDILYASCYNHRTTLGENTPESSWTINKLSSTLCWFQNFSSVDEVITACIRRSLCYPLYRNWELSIKVFEDVKKVLLLGRIYIVKRFCEIHHLFNTSCEPRYILNQLYIKDFLIWLQRLPESLIESLHSALSNVNPNKSSMRLDLVELEVAAYSVQEEDFVIENTIHKMTENIEGMSLSNTKEEMPKNVYHVNQNFFKCLLSSSSSSDSSDSDSDSNTSSSSSSSSSLDSDDLDDAQMNEKN, from the exons ATGCTGACTCCACGTTTCGAGATTACCCAGACCGACGCGGACGTGACGATAATCGTCCACGCACCGTACGCGAATATAAAGGACGCGGAGGCCTGCGTCGACGGGACGGACTTCCTCTTTACCGCCACCCCGTATTTTCTCAG ACTGCAGCTGCCAGGTAAGATCGAGGAGAATGAAACATCCTCCGGTGCCTATGACTGCGAGAAGGGTGATTTTACCTTGCGTTTTCCCAAGGTAAACAAAGGGGAGCACTTTGAAAACTTGGAGATGATAACGACTCTTCTGGCCCCGCCGAAAAAGAAGAGCACCATTATTCCAAACATTGAAGTGATCG GTAATCCATCTGTGGCCTCAGCAGATATAGATGAAGGCAATGCTGTAGGTGATTCcagaaataattgttttatgcCTCAAGATAATCTTATAGGAAATCCAACGATTCTCATAAATTCTCCAAAGTATGGTTTTGCCAATAAAATATCAGGAGCTTTAACCGCTTTTGAG GCAGCTTGGATCAAGGAGATAATAGATCTTCCCACTCCTGATGCAACTCCTGAAgcagaaagaaaaagtttgCAGGAACAGCGTGAGTCAAGTGATTTCTCTGAAGAACATTATATGGCAGATCTTGTGCAGACAGAATGCACCGAGCCATACATAACATATACAGCTGAATGGGACACCCTGCAAAAGGATCAAGTTGTGTTCAGCGAGGGCGAGATAGATCTGTTGAAGGAACTTCCaaacaaagaatatttattagatgcCGACgatgtacaaaaattatccTTAAATCTTGTCGACATATTATATGCCAGCTGTTACAATCATCGAACAACATTAGGAGAAAATACTCCAGAAAGCAGCTGGaccattaataaattaagttctACTCTATGTTGGTTCCAA aatttttcttcTGTTGATGAAGTTATAACAGCGTGTATTCGAAGGTCGCTTTGTTATCCACTTTACAGAAATTGGGAACTTTCCATTAAAGTGTTTGAAGACgttaaaaaagtattgttaTTAG gaaggatatatattgttaaacgGTTCTGTGAAATACATCATCTTTTCAATACTTCATGTGAACCAAGATATATACTAAATCAATTATACATaaaggattttttaatttggttgCAAAGGTTACCTGAATCCTTAATAGAATCACTTCATTCTGCATTAAGTAAC gtTAATCCAAACAAATCAAGTATGAGACTAGATTTAGTAGAACTGGAAGTGGCAGCTTATTCTGTTCAAGAAGAGGATTTTGTTATAGAAAATACTATTCACAAAATGACCGAAAACATTGAGGGGATGTCTTTGAGTAATACCAAAGAGGAAAT gcCAAAGAATGTATACCATGttaaccaaaatttttttaaatgttt aTTGTCAAGCAGTTCAAGTTCCGACAGCAGTGATTCGGATTCTGACAGCAATACATCAAGTagcagcagtagcagcagcagtcTAGATTCTGATGATTTAGATGACGCCCAAATGAATGAGAAAAATTGA
- the LOC105833094 gene encoding protein SHQ1 homolog isoform X2, with protein MLTPRFEITQTDADVTIIVHAPYANIKDAEACVDGTDFLFTATPYFLRLQLPGKIEENETSSGAYDCEKGDFTLRFPKVNKGEHFENLEMITTLLAPPKKKSTIIPNIEVIGNPSVASADIDEGNAVGDSRNNCFMPQDNLIGNPTILINSPKYGFANKISGALTAFEAAWIKEIIDLPTPDATPEAERKSLQEQRESSDFSEEHYMADLVQTECTEPYITYTAEWDTLQKDQVVFSEGEIDLLKELPNKEYLLDADDVQKLSLNLVDILYASCYNHRTTLGENTPESSWTINKLSSTLCWFQNFSSVDEVITACIRRSLCYPLYRNWELSIKVFEDVKKVLLLGRIYIVKRFCEIHHLFNTSCEPRYILNQLYIKDFLIWLQRLPESLIESLHSALSNVNPNKSSMRLDLVELEVAAYSVQEEDFVIENTIHKMTENIEGMSLSNTKEEILSSSSSSDSSDSDSDSNTSSSSSSSSSLDSDDLDDAQMNEKN; from the exons ATGCTGACTCCACGTTTCGAGATTACCCAGACCGACGCGGACGTGACGATAATCGTCCACGCACCGTACGCGAATATAAAGGACGCGGAGGCCTGCGTCGACGGGACGGACTTCCTCTTTACCGCCACCCCGTATTTTCTCAG ACTGCAGCTGCCAGGTAAGATCGAGGAGAATGAAACATCCTCCGGTGCCTATGACTGCGAGAAGGGTGATTTTACCTTGCGTTTTCCCAAGGTAAACAAAGGGGAGCACTTTGAAAACTTGGAGATGATAACGACTCTTCTGGCCCCGCCGAAAAAGAAGAGCACCATTATTCCAAACATTGAAGTGATCG GTAATCCATCTGTGGCCTCAGCAGATATAGATGAAGGCAATGCTGTAGGTGATTCcagaaataattgttttatgcCTCAAGATAATCTTATAGGAAATCCAACGATTCTCATAAATTCTCCAAAGTATGGTTTTGCCAATAAAATATCAGGAGCTTTAACCGCTTTTGAG GCAGCTTGGATCAAGGAGATAATAGATCTTCCCACTCCTGATGCAACTCCTGAAgcagaaagaaaaagtttgCAGGAACAGCGTGAGTCAAGTGATTTCTCTGAAGAACATTATATGGCAGATCTTGTGCAGACAGAATGCACCGAGCCATACATAACATATACAGCTGAATGGGACACCCTGCAAAAGGATCAAGTTGTGTTCAGCGAGGGCGAGATAGATCTGTTGAAGGAACTTCCaaacaaagaatatttattagatgcCGACgatgtacaaaaattatccTTAAATCTTGTCGACATATTATATGCCAGCTGTTACAATCATCGAACAACATTAGGAGAAAATACTCCAGAAAGCAGCTGGaccattaataaattaagttctACTCTATGTTGGTTCCAA aatttttcttcTGTTGATGAAGTTATAACAGCGTGTATTCGAAGGTCGCTTTGTTATCCACTTTACAGAAATTGGGAACTTTCCATTAAAGTGTTTGAAGACgttaaaaaagtattgttaTTAG gaaggatatatattgttaaacgGTTCTGTGAAATACATCATCTTTTCAATACTTCATGTGAACCAAGATATATACTAAATCAATTATACATaaaggattttttaatttggttgCAAAGGTTACCTGAATCCTTAATAGAATCACTTCATTCTGCATTAAGTAAC gtTAATCCAAACAAATCAAGTATGAGACTAGATTTAGTAGAACTGGAAGTGGCAGCTTATTCTGTTCAAGAAGAGGATTTTGTTATAGAAAATACTATTCACAAAATGACCGAAAACATTGAGGGGATGTCTTTGAGTAATACCAAAGAGGAAAT aTTGTCAAGCAGTTCAAGTTCCGACAGCAGTGATTCGGATTCTGACAGCAATACATCAAGTagcagcagtagcagcagcagtcTAGATTCTGATGATTTAGATGACGCCCAAATGAATGAGAAAAATTGA
- the LOC105833094 gene encoding protein SHQ1 homolog isoform X3, whose translation MITTLLAPPKKKSTIIPNIEVIGNPSVASADIDEGNAVGDSRNNCFMPQDNLIGNPTILINSPKYGFANKISGALTAFEAAWIKEIIDLPTPDATPEAERKSLQEQRESSDFSEEHYMADLVQTECTEPYITYTAEWDTLQKDQVVFSEGEIDLLKELPNKEYLLDADDVQKLSLNLVDILYASCYNHRTTLGENTPESSWTINKLSSTLCWFQNFSSVDEVITACIRRSLCYPLYRNWELSIKVFEDVKKVLLLGRIYIVKRFCEIHHLFNTSCEPRYILNQLYIKDFLIWLQRLPESLIESLHSALSNVNPNKSSMRLDLVELEVAAYSVQEEDFVIENTIHKMTENIEGMSLSNTKEEMPKNVYHVNQNFFKCLLSSSSSSDSSDSDSDSNTSSSSSSSSSLDSDDLDDAQMNEKN comes from the exons ATGATAACGACTCTTCTGGCCCCGCCGAAAAAGAAGAGCACCATTATTCCAAACATTGAAGTGATCG GTAATCCATCTGTGGCCTCAGCAGATATAGATGAAGGCAATGCTGTAGGTGATTCcagaaataattgttttatgcCTCAAGATAATCTTATAGGAAATCCAACGATTCTCATAAATTCTCCAAAGTATGGTTTTGCCAATAAAATATCAGGAGCTTTAACCGCTTTTGAG GCAGCTTGGATCAAGGAGATAATAGATCTTCCCACTCCTGATGCAACTCCTGAAgcagaaagaaaaagtttgCAGGAACAGCGTGAGTCAAGTGATTTCTCTGAAGAACATTATATGGCAGATCTTGTGCAGACAGAATGCACCGAGCCATACATAACATATACAGCTGAATGGGACACCCTGCAAAAGGATCAAGTTGTGTTCAGCGAGGGCGAGATAGATCTGTTGAAGGAACTTCCaaacaaagaatatttattagatgcCGACgatgtacaaaaattatccTTAAATCTTGTCGACATATTATATGCCAGCTGTTACAATCATCGAACAACATTAGGAGAAAATACTCCAGAAAGCAGCTGGaccattaataaattaagttctACTCTATGTTGGTTCCAA aatttttcttcTGTTGATGAAGTTATAACAGCGTGTATTCGAAGGTCGCTTTGTTATCCACTTTACAGAAATTGGGAACTTTCCATTAAAGTGTTTGAAGACgttaaaaaagtattgttaTTAG gaaggatatatattgttaaacgGTTCTGTGAAATACATCATCTTTTCAATACTTCATGTGAACCAAGATATATACTAAATCAATTATACATaaaggattttttaatttggttgCAAAGGTTACCTGAATCCTTAATAGAATCACTTCATTCTGCATTAAGTAAC gtTAATCCAAACAAATCAAGTATGAGACTAGATTTAGTAGAACTGGAAGTGGCAGCTTATTCTGTTCAAGAAGAGGATTTTGTTATAGAAAATACTATTCACAAAATGACCGAAAACATTGAGGGGATGTCTTTGAGTAATACCAAAGAGGAAAT gcCAAAGAATGTATACCATGttaaccaaaatttttttaaatgttt aTTGTCAAGCAGTTCAAGTTCCGACAGCAGTGATTCGGATTCTGACAGCAATACATCAAGTagcagcagtagcagcagcagtcTAGATTCTGATGATTTAGATGACGCCCAAATGAATGAGAAAAATTGA
- the LOC105833090 gene encoding uncharacterized protein LOC105833090: protein MLIAKVAFPTVGAVLLLASLVSTAARKGREEQEDGYFEQCRFVNAWKERLLGHVSVLAFLDPAWQYSFRQAVMLEMLSSRLRKSGFPDIRFFVISPSPGSTENESSEDELEIEAWRDIGAKHSEMDSFADDFLRVNETKITFLQDDSRSRIWEKFRASRDQMIIIDRCGKLTYHVIVPWSILFFPYVKAAILSTYKEDPCGGCNFQPDVYHEDHVVKLTKDTDEVEESTLQRETDTSDKFEAITENLENSTLHHDESEEKRETSTTASSTFLEEITSDIDHSNLSTESSTESTTHRYDSDATESRFDEDYSNAEATWMDQEDSMTEDFSEIAVTLEPQSLPPEQTRGTSRPLMNNNSTISTYHGNTADRALLLDEPTVTESDSTSAEETMTTLNIVDKIRDENITPEGIDSFKKDTFLRIIMYAPHVHKNGNKTKKYTHLILKTGNPDFHGHLDSGVDVASPDSWPDVNSPIASSEDYDWRTTETDEADEENTNQQYMFDKDESPGLYGEVADYWKSEYEDNDITDRNETSSDIYDNATINYNEEHRINVSDQAICPSPPEGSPANITEDPNIESSTDPQSIVGTNTIEPSKPINTNDQVDSEEERNKLIEHYSKLLSWVDYELSK from the exons ATGTTAATCGCGAAGGTCGCGTTCCCGACGGTGGGAGCCGTGCTTCTCCTCGCGAGTCTCGTGTCAACGGCGGCGAGGAAGGGCCGAGAGGAACAGGAGGACGGGTACTTCGAGCAGTGCCGTTTCGTGAACGCGTGGAAGGAGCGGCTCCTCGGCCATGTGAGCGTGCTGGCCTTCCTGGACCCGGCCTGGCAGTACAGCTTCCGCCAGGCGGTCAT GCTGGAGATGCTGAGCTCGCGTTTGCGGAAGTCCGGTTTCCCGGACATACGGTTCTTCGTGATAAGCCCGTCCCCTGGCTCGACGGAGAACGAGAGCAGCGAGGACGAGCTCGAGATCGAGGCGTGGCGGGACATCGGGGCGAAGCACAGCGAGATGGACAGCTTCGCGGACGACTTTCTCAGGGTCAACGAAACGAAGATCACCTTCCTGCAAGACGATTCGCGGTCTCGTATATGGGAGAAGTTCCGCGCTTCGAGGGACCAAATGATCATCATCGATCG ATGCGGAAAGTTGACATATCACGTAATAGTGCCGTGGAGTATCCTGTTCTTTCCTTACGTAAAAGCGGCTATACTGTCCACATACAAGGAGGACCCGTGCGGTGGATGCAAC TTTCAGCCAGACGTCTATCACGAGGACCACGTTGTAAAATTAACGAAGGACACCGATGAGGTAGAAGAGAGTACATTGCAACGCGAGACCGACACTAGCGATAAGTTCGAAGCAATCACGGAAAATCTGGAGAACAGCACTCTACATCATGACGAATCGGAAGAGAAACGCGAGACGAGCACTACTGCATCCTCCACCTTCCTCGAGGAGATCACGAGCGACATCGATCATTCAAATCTCTCGACGGAATCGTCAACGGAGTCCACGACTCATCGGTACGATAGCGACGCGACCGAGTCTCGATTTGACGAAGATTATTCGAATGCGGAAGCTACGTGGATGGATCAAGAGGACTCGATGACCGAAGACTTCAGCGAAATCGCCGTGACCCTCGAACCGCAGTCGCTTCCACCGGAACAAACGAGAGGAACATCTCGTCCACTGATGAACAACAATTCTACCATCTCCACGTATCACGGGAACACGGCGGATCGTGCTTTATTGCTGGACGAACCGACTGTAACCGAAAGCGACTCGACATCTGCAGAAGAGACAATGACGACATTGAATATCGTGGACAAAATTCGAG ATGAAAATATAACACCCGAGGGCATCGACAGTTTCAAAAAGGACACGTTTTTACGCATAATTATGTATGCGCCGCATGTACATAAAAACGGCAACAAGACGAAAAAGTACACACATTTAATACTGAAGACAGGCAATCCCGACTTTCACGGACATCTTGACTCTGGAGTCGACGTCGCATCACCGGATTCGTGGCCG gaTGTCAATTCACCTATAGCAAGCTCTGAGGATTACGACTGGAGAACGACGGAAACCGATGAAGCGGATGAAGAAAACACTAATCAGCAGTATATGTTCGATAAAGATGAAAGCCCAGGATTGTACGGCGAAGTAGCAGACTATTGGAAGAGCGAATACGAAGATAACGATATCACTGATAGAAACGAAACATCTAGTGATATTTACGATAACGCTACG ATTAACTATAATGAGGAGCATCGTATTAATGTCAGCGATCAAGCAATATGTCCCTCGCCGCCAGAAGGAAGCCCAGCGAATATTACAGAAGATCCAAATATCGAGAGTTCCACTGATCCACAGAGTATCGTTGGTACAAACACAATCGAGCCTTCTAAGCCGATTAATACGAATGATCAGGTCGATAGTGAAGAGGAGCGTAACAAATTAATCGAACATTATAGTAAACTTTTATCTTGGGTCGATTatgaattaagtaaataa